One part of the Paenibacillus silvisoli genome encodes these proteins:
- a CDS encoding YfiT family bacillithiol transferase — protein MGDHIDRLRYPIGKFEAMPQCTNEDRAAFISHIPDLTKLLRACAALLKPGQLDIPYREGGWSVRQIAHHMADNDMNAYLRFKRALTEEEPLASSYREDLFAELPDYGAMPLEDSILLLEVLHRRFFVLVQKLPPEAFSRTLRTLALGTVTLDTALQRFVWHNRHHIAQIEAFALSKK, from the coding sequence ATGGGTGATCACATCGATCGGTTACGCTATCCGATCGGAAAGTTCGAAGCCATGCCTCAATGTACGAACGAGGACAGGGCCGCCTTCATTTCACATATCCCTGATTTAACGAAGCTACTGAGAGCTTGCGCTGCTTTGCTGAAGCCGGGGCAGCTCGACATTCCGTACCGCGAAGGCGGCTGGTCGGTCAGGCAGATTGCGCATCATATGGCCGACAACGATATGAATGCGTACTTGCGGTTCAAGCGGGCGCTGACCGAGGAGGAGCCGCTGGCCAGCTCGTACAGGGAGGATCTGTTCGCGGAGCTGCCGGACTACGGGGCAATGCCGCTGGAGGATTCCATTCTGCTGTTGGAGGTGCTTCACCGGCGGTTCTTTGTGCTGGTTCAGAAGCTGCCTCCGGAAGCGTTCAGCCGGACTTTGAGGACGCTGGCCTTGGGAACCGTTACGTTGGACACGGCGCTGCAGCGGTTCGTTTGGCATAATCGGCACCATATCGCGCAGATCGAAGCGTTTGCCCTGTCGAAGAAATAG
- a CDS encoding response regulator, which translates to MVNMLVVDDEIYALKGITQGIDWSDLPISLILEAEDAAEAMRLLEQHPVDLVISDIEMPGLNGLELLRWTKEKRPNALTIFLTGHARFDYAQDALHHGSFDYILKPVDHDTLKLIVQRAIAEIGQRKERQQFEAMVDVNRRQWKSQLPILVERFWQEQLSGRVRLSAERLSRQLEYFDIPLTAEGSVLPVLLSIEQWDIELDARDESIMEYALRKSAAEIILAEWPGSVLQDRNELNMALLYLPEGGSADRAALLERCREYVQACQSYFHCRVSCYVGEPAAIGGLAAAIERLQQLERANVSAQQSVQDALRSGFETGGSGGSGIQMPSFAEWGELLDNGCHEQLAVQLEETLTQWQAEQASREALELFYHGMMTMLYRVAYRKGISVYDVFTVNELRDVQIPRNSLQLLAWASRMVARMGQELADRPRDASAVVAKVQSFILERLHTELTRDDIAACVYRNPAYLSRLFRKETGLSLSDYITVTRIERAKRDLVDTNDKISNIAESVGYVHFSYFAKLFKKMTGLSPQEYRKKHQVMR; encoded by the coding sequence ATGGTCAACATGCTCGTAGTCGATGATGAGATCTATGCGCTGAAAGGCATAACGCAAGGCATTGATTGGAGCGATTTGCCGATTTCTCTGATATTGGAAGCCGAGGATGCCGCGGAGGCGATGCGGCTGCTGGAGCAGCATCCCGTCGATCTGGTCATCTCGGATATTGAGATGCCCGGATTGAACGGGCTGGAGCTGCTGCGCTGGACGAAGGAGAAGCGACCCAATGCGCTGACGATCTTCTTAACGGGGCATGCCCGGTTCGATTATGCGCAGGATGCGCTGCATCACGGCAGCTTCGACTATATCCTGAAGCCGGTCGATCACGATACGTTGAAGCTGATCGTGCAGCGAGCCATAGCCGAGATCGGGCAGCGGAAAGAACGGCAGCAGTTCGAAGCGATGGTAGACGTCAACCGCAGGCAGTGGAAGAGCCAGCTTCCGATCTTGGTGGAGCGCTTCTGGCAGGAGCAGCTGAGCGGCCGGGTTCGCCTGTCTGCCGAAAGGCTGAGCCGGCAATTGGAGTATTTCGATATTCCGCTGACCGCGGAAGGGAGCGTGCTGCCCGTTCTGCTCAGCATCGAGCAGTGGGATATCGAGCTCGACGCGCGGGATGAGAGCATTATGGAGTACGCGCTGCGCAAATCGGCGGCGGAAATCATTCTCGCCGAATGGCCGGGCTCGGTGCTGCAGGACCGCAATGAGCTGAATATGGCGCTGCTCTATTTGCCCGAAGGCGGGAGCGCCGACCGTGCCGCGCTGCTGGAGCGCTGCCGCGAATACGTGCAGGCGTGCCAATCGTATTTTCACTGCCGCGTTTCCTGTTACGTGGGAGAGCCGGCTGCGATCGGCGGATTGGCCGCGGCCATCGAGCGGCTGCAGCAGCTGGAGCGGGCCAATGTATCCGCGCAGCAATCGGTGCAGGATGCGCTGCGCAGCGGCTTCGAAACGGGAGGCAGCGGCGGCTCGGGCATCCAAATGCCGTCGTTCGCGGAATGGGGGGAGCTGCTCGATAACGGCTGCCACGAGCAGCTTGCCGTGCAGCTGGAAGAGACGCTCACGCAGTGGCAGGCTGAGCAGGCCAGCCGCGAAGCGCTGGAGCTATTCTATCATGGCATGATGACGATGCTATACCGGGTCGCCTACCGGAAAGGGATATCGGTGTATGACGTGTTCACGGTGAACGAATTAAGGGATGTTCAAATCCCCCGCAATTCGCTCCAGCTGCTGGCGTGGGCATCGCGAATGGTTGCGCGGATGGGACAAGAGCTCGCCGATCGCCCGCGCGACGCGTCGGCGGTCGTTGCGAAAGTGCAAAGCTTCATTCTGGAGCGATTGCATACGGAGCTGACGCGGGACGATATCGCCGCTTGCGTGTATCGGAATCCGGCGTATTTGTCGCGCCTGTTCCGCAAAGAAACGGGGCTTTCCTTGTCCGACTACATCACCGTAACGCGCATTGAACGGGCGAAGCGCGACCTTGTCGATACGAACGATAAAATCAGCAACATTGCCGAGAGCGTCGGCTACGTACATTTCTCGTATTTCGCCAAGCTGTTCAAGAAGATGACGGGGCTGTCGCCCCAGGAGTACCGCAAGAAGCATCAGGTTATGCGATAA
- a CDS encoding cache domain-containing sensor histidine kinase, whose product MTMPFWQSVRFKIVFGFLLMTAPMVLFLIYNNVYATKVVREQISLHYNNLMEQQVVNNDAILRETMRYLYRMQGDPDIQSLQELSLAEDDSDYTMVKMELTRRFLLDTGYYNKVDTFFVYSRKDDDMFFSTQYSFHFAEVQSALQAYTTELASKDLPEETQRWERFSIPNDTNYLIKTVDLGSGVYIGALVQIDQLNEVLSKFDVGPDGAAFVVDPAGNPLTNSPLPVVQETIVHKDIVEMTKQGRTKWNQNHFLVITQPSAISDIHYMIVIPETYILKNLPYFQKMLYIWIPLIVAIVLSLYLLFLQRVMFKPLVALVRGMRKLGQGQLGVRMPAETSNSEFAFMSGTFNQMAEQIEKLKIDVYEEQLRVQKAEYKHLQIQINPHFYMNSLNIIYNLAALKDYKLVQKMSLHLADYFRFVMLGHRTRVSLEDELRHIEHYLEIQKIRYVTKLEYEIRVMPEHMAVQLSPLLLQPFVENAVIHGFSKKPQNGQPFRIFIHSEQDAEEPERFLRMSIQDNGPGFPEAFLEGLQSGTYAEGEGEQHLGIWNILRRFTMLYGTEGGISFNNGAAGGAIVRLRLPISGPAQQDDSAYKREGG is encoded by the coding sequence ATGACGATGCCGTTTTGGCAGTCCGTTCGGTTCAAAATCGTATTCGGATTTCTGCTGATGACCGCACCCATGGTGCTGTTCCTGATCTACAACAACGTGTATGCGACGAAGGTCGTACGCGAACAGATTTCGCTGCACTACAACAACCTGATGGAGCAGCAGGTCGTCAATAACGACGCCATTCTCCGGGAAACGATGCGCTATTTGTACCGGATGCAGGGCGACCCGGACATTCAATCGCTGCAGGAGCTGTCGCTGGCCGAGGACGATTCCGACTACACGATGGTCAAAATGGAGCTGACGCGGCGCTTCCTGCTCGATACCGGCTATTACAATAAAGTCGATACCTTTTTCGTCTATTCCCGCAAGGATGACGACATGTTTTTTTCCACGCAATACAGCTTCCATTTCGCGGAGGTTCAATCCGCCTTGCAGGCGTATACCACGGAGCTCGCTTCCAAGGATTTGCCGGAAGAGACGCAGCGCTGGGAACGCTTCTCCATTCCGAACGATACGAATTATTTGATCAAAACAGTCGACCTCGGCTCTGGCGTCTATATCGGGGCGCTCGTGCAGATCGATCAGCTGAACGAAGTGTTAAGCAAGTTCGATGTCGGTCCCGACGGGGCCGCATTCGTGGTGGATCCGGCGGGCAATCCGTTGACGAATTCGCCGCTGCCGGTCGTCCAGGAAACGATCGTGCACAAGGACATCGTCGAGATGACGAAGCAGGGCCGGACGAAATGGAACCAGAACCATTTTCTCGTCATTACGCAGCCTTCCGCCATTTCGGATATCCACTACATGATCGTCATTCCGGAAACGTATATTTTGAAAAACCTGCCGTATTTCCAGAAGATGCTGTACATTTGGATTCCGCTTATCGTCGCCATTGTGCTCTCCTTGTATTTGCTGTTCCTGCAGCGGGTCATGTTCAAGCCGCTTGTCGCGCTCGTGCGCGGGATGCGCAAGCTGGGGCAGGGACAGCTCGGCGTCCGGATGCCGGCAGAAACGAGCAACAGCGAGTTCGCCTTCATGTCGGGAACGTTCAACCAGATGGCGGAACAGATCGAGAAGCTGAAGATCGACGTCTACGAAGAGCAGCTGCGGGTGCAGAAGGCGGAGTACAAGCATTTGCAAATCCAGATCAATCCCCACTTCTACATGAACAGCTTGAATATTATCTACAATTTGGCCGCCCTCAAGGACTATAAGCTGGTTCAGAAAATGAGCCTGCATTTGGCGGACTATTTCCGTTTCGTCATGCTCGGCCATCGGACAAGAGTGTCGCTGGAGGACGAGCTGCGGCATATCGAGCACTACTTGGAAATCCAGAAAATCCGCTACGTGACGAAGCTGGAATACGAGATTCGGGTTATGCCGGAGCATATGGCCGTGCAGCTGTCTCCGCTGCTCCTGCAGCCGTTCGTTGAAAACGCGGTCATCCATGGCTTCAGTAAAAAGCCGCAGAACGGCCAGCCATTCCGCATCTTTATCCATTCGGAGCAGGATGCGGAGGAGCCGGAACGCTTCCTCCGGATGAGCATTCAGGATAACGGTCCGGGGTTTCCGGAGGCGTTTCTGGAAGGCTTGCAAAGCGGAACGTATGCGGAGGGAGAGGGCGAGCAGCATTTGGGCATCTGGAATATTCTTCGCCGATTTACGATGCTATACGGAACCGAAGGCGGCATTTCGTTTAATAACGGGGCAGCCGGAGGAGCCATCGTTCGGCTGCGTCTTCCAATATCCGGCCCGGCGCAGCAGGACGACAGCGCATATAAGCGAGAAGGTGGGTAA
- a CDS encoding GNAT family N-acetyltransferase, translated as MEIIRLASSNDVNRLVQMRWEFSEPDPSVGFEAFHETCGEFLNRAINSGDWYIWAAEVEGAIVSHMYLQLIHKVPRPGKSHAPYFGYVTNVYTQPEYRSRGIGTRIHRVMEEWAKENEVEFLILWPSSESVEFYARNGFSPSEEAMEKHW; from the coding sequence ATGGAGATCATACGTTTGGCTTCATCGAATGATGTGAATCGGCTTGTTCAGATGCGCTGGGAGTTTTCGGAACCCGATCCCTCGGTCGGCTTCGAAGCTTTTCATGAAACGTGCGGCGAGTTCCTCAATAGAGCGATCAATAGCGGCGATTGGTACATTTGGGCAGCGGAAGTCGAGGGCGCAATCGTCTCGCATATGTATCTTCAGCTCATCCATAAAGTTCCGAGGCCCGGTAAATCCCATGCCCCTTATTTCGGTTATGTGACCAATGTCTATACTCAGCCCGAGTATAGGAGCCGAGGGATCGGAACGAGAATTCATCGTGTCATGGAGGAGTGGGCCAAAGAGAATGAAGTTGAATTTCTGATTTTGTGGCCGAGCAGCGAAAGCGTTGAATTTTATGCGAGAAATGGATTTTCCCCCAGCGAGGAAGCGATGGAAAAGCATTGGTAG
- a CDS encoding ABC transporter permease yields the protein MTPSTDAAEVIIKAKTPNARTKPKQNIGYWKKFGAFYIMMTPALLVLLLNNYIPMIGSLIAFKQIEYSASGFIQSFLDSKWVGLDNFDYLFSTSDAWIITRNTLLYNAVFIVLNLVIGVTLALLFNAMRNRRLAKLHQTAMFLPYFLSMVVISYLVYAFLNPDIGIMNRFVLPWLGMEPIDWYTEPKWWTIILPIINTWKGIGYYAVIFLAAIIGIDNEYYEAAKIDGASRWRQIRSITLPLIRPVIIILTLLQIGRIFYSDFGLFFQVTRNSGILYDTTLVIDTYVYQSFIVSGDIGMSSAAGLYQAVVGFVLVLLSNLVIRRISKDDALF from the coding sequence ATGACACCTTCAACGGATGCTGCCGAGGTCATCATCAAGGCGAAGACGCCGAACGCGCGGACGAAGCCGAAGCAAAATATCGGCTATTGGAAAAAGTTCGGCGCCTTCTATATCATGATGACGCCCGCGCTGCTCGTGCTGCTGCTGAACAACTACATCCCGATGATCGGCTCGTTGATCGCCTTCAAGCAGATCGAGTATTCGGCATCGGGCTTTATCCAAAGCTTCCTGGACAGCAAATGGGTCGGACTCGATAACTTCGACTATTTGTTCAGCACGAGCGACGCGTGGATCATTACCCGCAATACGCTGCTCTACAACGCCGTGTTCATCGTGCTTAACCTGGTGATCGGCGTAACGCTTGCCCTCCTCTTCAATGCGATGCGGAACCGGCGGCTGGCCAAGCTGCATCAGACCGCGATGTTTCTGCCTTATTTTCTATCCATGGTCGTCATTTCCTATCTCGTGTACGCCTTCTTGAATCCGGATATCGGCATTATGAACCGGTTCGTGCTCCCATGGCTCGGCATGGAGCCGATCGACTGGTATACGGAGCCGAAGTGGTGGACGATCATCCTCCCCATCATTAATACATGGAAGGGCATCGGCTACTACGCGGTCATCTTCTTGGCGGCGATCATCGGGATCGACAACGAATACTACGAAGCGGCCAAGATCGACGGCGCCTCCAGATGGCGGCAGATCCGCAGCATAACGCTTCCGCTCATTCGTCCCGTTATCATCATTCTGACGCTCCTCCAGATCGGGCGCATTTTCTACTCCGATTTCGGACTGTTTTTCCAGGTAACCCGCAATTCAGGCATTCTCTATGATACGACGCTCGTCATCGATACCTACGTCTACCAAAGCTTTATCGTGAGCGGGGATATCGGCATGTCGTCCGCGGCAGGCTTGTACCAGGCCGTCGTCGGGTTCGTGCTGGTGCTGCTTTCCAATCTGGTCATTCGTCGGATCAGCAAAGACGATGCCTTGTTCTAA
- a CDS encoding NUDIX hydrolase, whose translation MERSVLAKMYPNLTQPHKWGSITSTFEASIPPEPLIGNVNMVPFIGGKCVLIRLDNGKWEMPGGTLEPNEHYLSAIRRELMEEAGARLVSPFTAFGAWLFQSSADKPYRPHMPHPLSYRIVGYGEVEIVSAPVIPDEGGENVVAVEAMTLPEAKQHFIRSDRPDLAELYELAYTLRNNATKPIG comes from the coding sequence ATGGAAAGATCCGTTCTTGCAAAAATGTATCCCAATTTAACTCAACCGCATAAATGGGGAAGCATCACTTCAACCTTCGAAGCTTCCATACCTCCGGAACCGTTGATCGGCAATGTCAACATGGTCCCCTTTATCGGCGGGAAATGCGTGTTAATCCGGTTAGACAACGGCAAATGGGAAATGCCCGGAGGCACGCTGGAACCGAATGAGCATTATCTCTCCGCCATTCGCCGCGAGCTTATGGAAGAAGCCGGAGCACGGCTTGTCTCGCCGTTCACCGCATTCGGCGCTTGGCTGTTTCAATCGTCGGCGGACAAGCCGTATCGACCTCATATGCCGCATCCGCTGTCCTATCGAATTGTCGGATACGGCGAGGTCGAAATCGTGTCCGCGCCCGTTATACCGGACGAAGGCGGCGAGAACGTGGTCGCCGTCGAGGCGATGACCTTGCCGGAAGCCAAGCAGCATTTTATCCGGTCGGACCGGCCCGATCTTGCTGAGCTTTATGAGTTGGCGTATACATTACGGAACAACGCGACTAAGCCTATCGGCTAG
- a CDS encoding aminoglycoside phosphotransferase family protein, translating to MHEHEALLNRIPLLSGSTKLERIDKGYSSDDKYMVYDGQGGRQYILRTYGIDQDEGKRVEFERLQMMEQHDVKCSKPIAIGVLPEQALGYMIVSYIEGDEASEALPYLTEQQQYSIGVQAGIELQKMHLVPCHDEEMRPWEERAAAKHQRYRNEYAACGIAINNDAKLLAFIDAHLPIMKGRPNLFQHDDYHLANMIVKDGMLSGIIDFNRADWGDPIHEFVKVGIFSSEVSVPFSIGQISAYNDQLEPSEEFWQLYSLYLAMTLISSVVWTLKVCPDQLSEMMQKIDKVMNDHDDFESIVPRWYKQYENASR from the coding sequence ATGCATGAACATGAAGCTTTACTTAACCGAATTCCTTTGTTAAGCGGCAGTACGAAGCTGGAACGCATCGACAAAGGGTACTCCAGCGACGATAAATACATGGTCTATGACGGCCAAGGCGGCCGCCAGTACATATTGAGAACCTATGGCATCGATCAAGATGAGGGGAAGCGGGTGGAGTTTGAACGGCTTCAGATGATGGAGCAGCATGACGTGAAATGCTCCAAGCCCATTGCAATTGGCGTCCTTCCGGAGCAAGCGCTTGGCTATATGATCGTCTCCTACATCGAGGGGGACGAGGCATCCGAGGCGCTGCCGTATTTAACGGAGCAACAGCAATACAGCATCGGCGTTCAGGCGGGCATCGAATTGCAGAAAATGCATCTTGTACCTTGTCATGATGAAGAGATGAGGCCATGGGAGGAACGAGCGGCTGCCAAGCATCAGCGGTACCGTAACGAGTACGCGGCTTGCGGGATTGCGATCAACAACGATGCGAAGCTGCTGGCTTTTATCGATGCTCATCTCCCTATTATGAAAGGCAGGCCGAACCTCTTTCAACACGATGACTATCATCTCGCGAATATGATCGTAAAGGATGGGATGCTCTCGGGGATCATTGATTTCAACCGCGCCGATTGGGGAGATCCCATCCATGAATTCGTGAAGGTCGGTATATTCAGCTCGGAAGTCAGCGTGCCGTTCTCGATTGGACAAATCTCGGCGTACAATGATCAACTGGAGCCTAGCGAGGAATTCTGGCAGCTGTATTCGCTGTATCTTGCTATGACCCTCATTTCGTCCGTAGTTTGGACACTCAAGGTGTGTCCGGATCAGCTGAGCGAGATGATGCAGAAAATCGACAAAGTCATGAATGACCACGACGACTTCGAATCTATCGTGCCCCGATGGTACAAACAGTACGAGAACGCTAGCCGATAG
- a CDS encoding carbohydrate ABC transporter permease: MAAARSNRPQSLHDISNLSNFLINGFFWIYTILCVLPLVLVIAVSFSDENAVLVNGYKLWPEKFSLSAYDFLLSDWWSIVRSYGTSFFVTLVATLIALLTMSLYAYPISRQDFTHRKLFSFLMFFTMLFNSGLVPFYLLYAQGLNLRDNLWVLMIPMFVQPFFVLVLRTFFTNSVPSALLESAKIDGSGEWRIFAQIVLPLSLPVLATVGLFCTLNYWNDWFLSLLFINDDSLYTIQFRMYQALLDVTFLSANSSAYSAILAQNPDYQLPTETVTMAMAVVGIGPIVLAYPFFQRFFVKGLTVGAVKG; the protein is encoded by the coding sequence ATGGCGGCAGCCCGGTCCAATCGGCCCCAAAGCTTGCATGACATTTCCAATCTATCGAATTTCCTGATTAACGGTTTCTTCTGGATCTATACCATCCTGTGCGTGCTCCCGCTGGTTCTCGTCATAGCCGTATCGTTCTCGGACGAAAATGCGGTCTTGGTAAACGGCTATAAGCTGTGGCCGGAAAAGTTCAGCCTCTCCGCTTATGATTTCCTGCTGAGCGACTGGTGGAGCATTGTCAGATCGTACGGAACGTCGTTCTTCGTCACGCTGGTCGCCACGCTGATCGCGCTGCTCACGATGTCGCTGTATGCGTATCCGATATCGCGGCAGGACTTCACGCATCGCAAGCTGTTCTCGTTCCTCATGTTTTTCACGATGCTGTTTAATAGCGGGTTGGTTCCGTTCTACCTGCTGTATGCCCAAGGCCTGAACCTGCGAGATAACTTATGGGTGCTCATGATTCCGATGTTCGTTCAGCCGTTCTTCGTCCTGGTGCTGCGCACCTTCTTTACCAACTCGGTACCGTCCGCGCTGCTTGAATCCGCGAAGATCGACGGCTCGGGAGAATGGCGTATTTTCGCCCAAATCGTCCTGCCGCTGTCGCTTCCCGTGCTGGCAACCGTCGGCCTGTTCTGCACGCTGAACTATTGGAACGATTGGTTCCTCAGCCTGCTTTTTATCAATGACGACTCGTTGTATACGATTCAATTCCGTATGTATCAGGCGCTGCTCGATGTAACGTTTCTCAGCGCAAACTCATCTGCTTATTCGGCGATCCTCGCGCAGAACCCGGACTACCAGCTGCCGACAGAGACGGTGACGATGGCCATGGCGGTCGTCGGCATCGGGCCGATCGTGCTCGCTTATCCGTTCTTCCAGCGCTTCTTCGTGAAAGGGCTTACAGTCGGCGCCGTCAAAGGCTGA